In Dermacentor andersoni chromosome 4, qqDerAnde1_hic_scaffold, whole genome shotgun sequence, the following proteins share a genomic window:
- the LOC126536154 gene encoding leukocyte elastase inhibitor-like, with translation MKLGILLPLCWTCVTRICSGGDVTASTNLALGLFQQLSADTSDNVLFSPFGISALLAILSAGTKGDTGKEIESAFGSDAATVKRDLESAFKEMCAGDSTSGRKPSMSLGNLLVVKKGLKSKLLPQFLKFLGDGGPFLTLVDELDENIASRSNKWVSSQTKGEITKILDGDGTQDDAKMFLVNAIHFKGDWKEKFEKRLGYNGTFKNYDGSDTPIMFMFKRRHFEYALDATLKTHVISLPYRDVKARFILLVPLKRAGAKTLASLLTAPEWKRILGTLRNTSVALSMPKFDVSKKYNLMKPLEYLGIKKIFTDKADLSGMIGTGDLFVSAIEQVSKLRVDEEGSEADSATLLRVSGKAAEEGESVVADHPFIFAVTAGRQDDIIFMGQVNKLPIT, from the coding sequence TGACGGCCTCGACAAACTTGGCGCTGGGCCTCTTCCAGCAGCTTTCGGCTGATACCTCCGACAATGTTCTCTTTTCTCCCTTCGGCATATCTGCGTTGCTGGCAATCCTTTCAGCTGGTACCAAAGGAGACACGGGCAAGGAGATCGAAAGTGCGTTCGGCTCCGATGCCGCCACAGTGAAACGGGACCTCGAGAGTGCGTTCAAAGAAATGTGCGCAGGTGATTCGACTTCCGGACGAAAGCCCTCAATGTCGCTCGGGAATCTGCTTGTAGTCAAGAAGGGCTTAAAGTCGAAACTGCTGCCCCAGTTCCTAAAGTTCCTCGGTGATGGTGGACCTTTCCTAACATTAGTCGATGAGCTGGACGAAAACATAGCCAGCCGATCGAACAAATGGGTTAGTAGTCAGACTAAAGGAGAAATAACCAAAATACTAGATGGCGATGGTACACAAGACGACGCGAAGATGTTCTTAGTGAACGCCATACATTTCAAGGGCGACTGGAAGGAGAAATTTGAAAAACGGCTCGGTTACAACGGTACCTTTAAGAACTACGACGGCAGCGATACGCCGATAATGTTTATGTTCAAAAGGAGACATTTCGAGTACGCTTTGGATGCCACCCTGAAGACGCACGTCATCTCACTTCCCTACAGGGACGTCAAGGCAAGGTTCATTCTCTTAGTTCCACTCAAACGTGCCGGAGCAAAGACACTGGCAAGTCTCCTGACTGCACCTGAATGGAAGCGCATCCTGGGAACGTTGAGGAATACGAGCGTAGCTCTGTCGATGCCAAAATTTGACGTCTCCAAGAAGTACAACCTCATGAAGCCGTTGGAGTATCTCGGTATCAAAAAGATATTCACCGACAAAGCTGATCTATCTGGCATGATAGGGACAGGGGACCTTTTCGTCTCCGCGATCGAACAGGTTTCGAAACTGAGGGTGGACGAAGAAGGCAGCGAGGCTGACAGCGCAACGTTGCTGAGGGTCTCGGGAAAGGCTGCCGAAGAAGGCGAGTCAGTAGTCGCCGACCACCCGTTCATATTCGCTGTTACGGCTGGGCGACAGGACGACATCATTTTCATGGGACAAGTCAACAAGCTACCCATAACGTGA
- the LOC126536147 gene encoding hexosaminidase D-like gives MARAALLAVLLPQVVLAAINVIPPHRLVHLDLKGAPPKASYLITLIPILKSLGATGLLIEYEDSFPFVGQPLHALASTRAYTRQELRAVLDTARDYDLTVVPLINTFDKLEYILKHPQFAKYRESPSVPDTLCPSNPAGAKLIQDILDQILNFHHKRELYYVHIGCGDVAALGLCGRCTARGFEPARWGNSRSGGRFGLYDKYMLYMSYVQLITNYLKEHHGVKTIVWHDTLAKIPNELYQLLPIHLHVEVMVATYRTDLEFSGWLNFASRFGDSLWVATSFKDVGEAPVIYPRLKERVKSHVTWVGAMSEWKDHVRFPGVALMGPQRTSHDSPLRELLPTSLPSLAVCLAVVRKSGQLPTVNIGSSPIEQILKCNRTIDLNVDYKMQGVNCKFPGAAIVDELHTLETLKHHLDLLPYLPLCKPSYDKSHDDSKECVKNLNSQIVELSSLNSTLRTALQEVYSKDIADEYVTDKIGTVMADIKRKQALLDTSGSLRNLRSTAGTRYRKTKWPSRSQANADERSRPHVQR, from the coding sequence ATGGCGAGGGCTGCTCTGCTTGCCGTCCTGCTGCCGCAGGTCGTGCTGGCGGCCATAAACGTGATTCCGCCTCACCGCCTGGTTCACCTGGACTTGAAGGGGGCGCCGCCTAAGGCATCCTACTTGATCACGCTCATCCCCATCCTCAAGAGCCTCGGCGCCACGGGCCTGCTGATCGAATACGAGGACAGCTTCCCGTTCGTCGGCCAGCCGCTGCACGCTCTCGCGTCAACGCGGGCCTACACGCGTCAGGAATTGCGCGCCGTCTTGGACACCGCTAGAGACTATGATCTGACGGTGGTGCCACTCATCAACACCTTCGACAAGCTCGAGTACATTCTCAAGCACCCGCAGTTCGCAAAGTACCGCGAGAGCCCGAGCGTGCCCGACACGCTGTGTCCCTCTAACCCCGCCGGAGCGAAACTCATTCAAGACATTCTGGACCAGATACTGAACTTCCACCACAAAAGGGAGCTCTACTATGTGCACATCGGATGCGGAGACGTGGCCGCGCTCGGTCTGTGCGGACGGTGCACCGCGAGGGGCTTCGAGCCTGCCCGGTGGGGCAACTCCCGCTCCGGCGGGCGCTTCGGCCTTTACGACAAGTACATGCTCTACATGTCCTACGTTCAGCTCATTACCAACTACCTGAAAGAGCACCACGGCGTTAAGACGATCGTCTGGCACGACACCCTAGCCAAGATCCCCAACGAACTGTACCAGCTCCTCCCCATTCACCTGCACGTGGAGGTCATGGTAGCCACTTACAGAACAGATTTGGAATTCAGCGGGTGGCTGAACTTCGCATCGCGTTTCGGCGACTCGTTGTGGGTGGCTACCTCGTTCAAGGACGTTGGCGAAGCTCCAGTCATTTACCCCAGACTCAAGGAGCGTGTCAAAAGTCACGTCACTTGGGTTGGGGCCATGAGCGAGTGGAAAGACCACGTCCGTTTTCCGGGTGTTGCCCTGATGGGTCCGCAACGAACAAGTCACGACTCGCCCCTGCGCGAGCTGCTACCCACTAGCTTGCCATCTCTGGCTGTCTGCCTTGCTGTAGTCCGCAAGTCTGGTCAGCTGCCCACCGTCAACATCGGGTCATCTCCGATCGAACAGATCCTAAAGTGCAACCGCACTATTGACTTGAACGTTGACTACAAGATGCAGGGTGTGAACTGCAAATTTCCCGGAGCAGCGATTGTCGACGAGCTGCACACTTTGGAGACGCTGAAACACCACTTGGATCTTCTGCCGTACTTGCCGCTTTGCAAGCCCAGCTACGACAAGTCCCACGACGACAGCAAGGAGTGCGTCAAGAATCTGAATTCCCAAATTGTGGAACTTTCATCACTGAACTCGACCCTCAGAACGGCTCTCCAGGAGGTCTACAGCAAGGACATCGCCGACGAGTATGTGACGGATAAGATCGGTACTGTGATGGCGGACATCAAGCGTAAACAAGCACTCCTGGACACGTCCGGCTCGCTTCGTAACCTTCGGTCAACGGCGGGAACGAGGTACAGGAAAACAAAGTGGCCAAGCAGATCACAAGCTAATGCTGACGAGCGCAGCCGCCCACACGTTCAGAGATGA